A genomic stretch from Chloroflexota bacterium includes:
- a CDS encoding thioesterase family protein: protein MSQEIQPGLIGEVARTVTPSDLASAVGSGRLDVFGTPAMLALVELAAVNAVDHLLPDGSTTVGTRLDVRHLSPSPLGIEVRARAELTAVEGRKLSFLVEAFDAVEKIAEGTHERFIADGARLLARAEAKLPKT from the coding sequence ATGTCTCAGGAGATCCAGCCCGGGCTGATCGGCGAGGTCGCGCGAACCGTCACGCCCTCCGATCTCGCCAGCGCCGTTGGCTCAGGGCGGCTGGACGTGTTCGGGACGCCGGCCATGCTGGCACTGGTCGAGCTCGCCGCCGTCAACGCCGTAGACCACCTGCTGCCCGACGGCTCGACGACGGTCGGCACGCGGCTGGACGTCCGGCACCTGTCACCGTCGCCGCTGGGCATCGAGGTCCGGGCGCGCGCCGAGTTGACGGCCGTCGAGGGCCGCAAGCTGAGCTTCCTGGTCGAAGCGTTCGACGCGGTCGAGAAGATCGCCGAGGGCACCCACGAGCGGTTCATCGCCGATGGCGCGCGCCTGCTGGCCCGCGCCGAGGCCAAACTGCCGAAGACCTAG
- a CDS encoding VOC family protein, whose amino-acid sequence MAITQEVEGRKAGRPTFALEAVSAITLATHDMARSVRFYRALGFPIHYGGEDADFTSFRAGELTHGSSYLNIILVPRERELGWWGRVIFHVSDVDAAYQCAIAGGLSPQFPPADAPWGERYFHLTDPDGHELSFARPLERPPV is encoded by the coding sequence ATGGCTATCACGCAGGAGGTCGAGGGTCGGAAGGCGGGCCGGCCGACGTTCGCGCTTGAGGCGGTGAGCGCGATCACCCTGGCAACCCACGACATGGCGCGGTCTGTTCGCTTCTATCGTGCGCTGGGCTTCCCGATTCACTACGGCGGCGAGGACGCCGACTTCACGAGTTTTCGGGCTGGCGAGCTGACGCATGGGAGCAGCTACCTGAACATTATCCTGGTCCCGCGTGAGCGGGAGCTGGGCTGGTGGGGGCGCGTGATCTTCCACGTCTCGGACGTCGACGCCGCGTACCAGTGCGCCATTGCTGGCGGTCTCTCACCGCAGTTCCCGCCGGCGGATGCGCCCTGGGGCGAGCGCTACTTCCACCTGACGGACCCGGATGGCCACGAGCTCAGCTTCGCTCGTCCGCTGGAGCGCCCACCCGTCTGA